One genomic region from Cyanobium usitatum str. Tous encodes:
- a CDS encoding AbrB family transcriptional regulator, producing MLTGSELLAKVKELGDVGKSEIVRACGYVSNKKDGGERLNFTAFYEALLEAKGVELGGAGKVGKGGRKLSYIATVQGNGNLLIGKAYTALLDLKPGDEFEIKLGRKQIRLIPAGATDEDEE from the coding sequence ATGCTCACTGGATCGGAACTGCTTGCCAAGGTCAAAGAGCTTGGCGATGTGGGCAAGTCGGAGATCGTCCGGGCCTGCGGCTATGTCTCTAATAAGAAGGATGGCGGCGAGCGCCTTAATTTCACTGCCTTCTATGAAGCCCTGCTTGAAGCCAAGGGCGTTGAGCTTGGCGGTGCTGGCAAGGTTGGCAAGGGCGGCCGCAAACTCAGCTACATCGCTACCGTGCAGGGCAATGGCAACCTGCTGATCGGCAAGGCCTACACGGCACTGCTTGATCTCAAGCCCGGCGATGAATTCGAGATCAAGCTCGGCCGCAAGCAGATCCGCCTGATTCCGGCCGGTGCCACCGACGAAGACGAAGAGTGA
- a CDS encoding c-type cytochrome — translation MALLAVVMAALVISAGPAWADPGADGAELFANHCAGCHVNGGNIIRRGKNLHLAALERNGIDGPERIAVIAAAGQGQMSGYAAVLGDGGAEAVAAYVWQQAQLDWPKG, via the coding sequence TTGGCCTTGTTAGCCGTGGTGATGGCGGCGCTGGTGATCAGCGCAGGCCCGGCCTGGGCTGACCCTGGGGCAGATGGGGCAGAGCTGTTCGCCAACCATTGCGCTGGTTGCCACGTCAATGGCGGCAACATCATTCGCCGCGGCAAAAACCTGCACCTGGCGGCCCTGGAGCGCAATGGCATAGACGGTCCGGAGCGCATCGCCGTAATAGCCGCCGCTGGCCAGGGTCAGATGTCTGGCTATGCCGCCGTGCTTGGGGACGGCGGAGCAGAGGCGGTGGCTGCCTACGTGTGGCAGCAGGCCCAGCTGGATTGGCCCAAGGGTTGA
- a CDS encoding aminotransferase class I/II-fold pyridoxal phosphate-dependent enzyme: MSDPAYPLPNPSQRLAKVLSPVIPELAALMHQTPGTLSLAQGMVGWDPPPGVALAVAEALAAGGPALHRYGPLQGDPELLEAITAKLTNQNGLDLIGAELLVTAGSNMAFNAVAQVIAAGPPGEPSEVILPVPFYFNHVMAVQLAGAVPVPVQAGLIPDPVRLAAAITPRTRAIVTVSPNNPSGVVIPAQVLAAINQLCALHGLFHISDEAYEQFVYGEEPHWSAASRPGSAAHTLSLHSLSKAYGLAGWRLGYMAVPQALLPPLLKVQDTVLICPPRLTQHAARAALAAGPAWCAPRIAALAELRLQLLAAVAAQQAQGLPVRLLAQPDGAFYALLQVAAPFPFSADTLMRRLVLEHRVATLSGGSFGLDSSDAGPVLRLSYGLLDAADLAEALDRLFSGLRRLLATAGPSDP, from the coding sequence GTGAGCGATCCCGCTTACCCCCTACCAAACCCAAGCCAGCGGTTGGCGAAGGTGCTCAGCCCAGTCATTCCTGAGCTGGCTGCCCTGATGCACCAGACCCCCGGCACCCTGTCGCTTGCCCAGGGCATGGTGGGCTGGGATCCGCCACCAGGCGTAGCTCTTGCCGTGGCCGAGGCTCTGGCGGCCGGGGGGCCAGCCCTGCACCGTTATGGCCCACTCCAAGGTGATCCAGAGCTGCTGGAGGCGATCACCGCCAAGCTCACCAACCAAAACGGCCTCGATCTCATAGGGGCTGAGCTGCTGGTCACAGCCGGCAGCAACATGGCCTTCAACGCAGTGGCTCAAGTGATCGCAGCGGGTCCCCCCGGGGAACCCAGCGAGGTGATCCTGCCTGTGCCCTTTTATTTCAACCACGTGATGGCGGTGCAGCTGGCCGGTGCGGTGCCGGTACCGGTGCAGGCCGGCCTGATACCCGATCCCGTGCGGTTGGCGGCGGCAATCACCCCGCGCACCCGGGCCATCGTCACCGTGTCGCCAAATAACCCCAGCGGCGTGGTGATTCCGGCCCAGGTGCTGGCGGCGATCAACCAGCTCTGTGCGTTGCACGGCCTGTTTCACATCAGCGATGAGGCCTATGAGCAGTTCGTTTACGGCGAGGAGCCCCACTGGAGCGCCGCTTCCCGGCCCGGCAGCGCCGCCCACACCCTTTCGCTGCATTCGCTTTCTAAGGCCTACGGCCTGGCGGGCTGGCGCTTGGGCTACATGGCCGTACCCCAGGCGCTGCTGCCTCCCTTGTTAAAGGTGCAGGACACGGTGCTGATTTGTCCGCCCCGACTCACCCAGCACGCCGCTCGGGCCGCCCTAGCTGCCGGGCCGGCCTGGTGCGCGCCCCGGATCGCAGCCCTGGCGGAGCTGCGCCTGCAGCTGCTGGCTGCAGTGGCAGCGCAGCAGGCTCAAGGTTTGCCGGTGCGTTTGCTGGCTCAGCCCGATGGGGCCTTCTACGCCCTGCTGCAAGTTGCAGCGCCGTTTCCCTTCTCTGCGGACACGCTGATGCGGCGGCTGGTGCTCGAGCACCGGGTAGCGACCCTGAGTGGCGGCAGCTTCGGCCTGGATTCCAGCGACGCTGGGCCGGTGTTGCGGCTCAGCTACGGCCTGCTCGACGCTGCGGATCTGGCTGAGGCCCTCGATCGGCTGTTCAGCGGCCTGCGCCGCCTGCTGGCTACAGCTGGCCCCAGCGACCCATGA
- a CDS encoding phosphate-starvation-inducible PsiE family protein codes for MATVIKNLRRLWQDVNYLQLVDRSEQSLAKLLGIVLLVVLVAGTVQLMSVVVVAVLQPDTPWLGSKMNAVLGDLLTLLIAVEVLQNVTSYLRRQVVQIELVLLTAMTAVARKVIVLPPGAENKPQLLGGLGIAVLALAAAFWLVRSVNIRQPPARTGPAIRSPEQDP; via the coding sequence TTGGCGACCGTGATCAAAAATCTGCGCCGGCTCTGGCAAGACGTCAACTATCTCCAGCTAGTTGATCGCAGTGAGCAATCCCTGGCCAAGCTGCTCGGCATCGTGCTGCTGGTGGTGTTGGTGGCTGGCACCGTGCAGTTGATGAGTGTTGTAGTCGTGGCGGTGCTGCAGCCCGATACGCCCTGGCTCGGCAGCAAGATGAACGCGGTTTTGGGCGATCTGCTCACCCTGCTAATTGCGGTGGAGGTGCTCCAAAACGTGACCTCCTATCTGCGCCGTCAAGTGGTGCAGATCGAGCTGGTGTTGCTCACAGCCATGACCGCGGTAGCTCGAAAGGTGATCGTGCTGCCCCCCGGGGCTGAAAACAAGCCCCAGCTCCTCGGCGGGCTAGGTATTGCGGTGCTCGCCCTAGCGGCGGCGTTCTGGCTGGTTCGCAGCGTCAACATTCGCCAGCCTCCCGCCAGAACAGGGCCAGCCATACGGTCCCCGGAGCAGGATCCGTAG
- a CDS encoding DUF938 domain-containing protein: MLFSPACERNKGPILAVLKEWLPAHAQVLEIGSGSGQHAAFFCQQIAGITWQTSERQESLMDLQAQLEAQSPTLPPAIALDVTDAGQWPRQGFDAVFSANTCHIMSAAAVPHLLAGASRVLRPSGLLLLYGPFHDGGVHTAASNAAFDQHMRSIDPTMGVRDASELVQQAQNLGLERIADLPLPANNRMLVLERR, translated from the coding sequence ATGCTGTTTTCCCCCGCCTGCGAGCGCAACAAAGGGCCGATCTTGGCTGTGCTTAAAGAGTGGCTGCCTGCCCACGCCCAAGTACTGGAGATCGGCTCAGGCAGCGGCCAGCACGCAGCTTTCTTCTGCCAGCAGATAGCAGGCATTACCTGGCAGACCAGTGAGCGCCAAGAGAGCCTCATGGATCTGCAAGCCCAGCTGGAGGCCCAGAGCCCCACGCTGCCACCCGCCATCGCCCTGGATGTCACGGACGCTGGGCAGTGGCCACGCCAGGGCTTCGATGCTGTTTTCAGCGCCAACACCTGCCACATCATGTCGGCGGCGGCCGTACCGCATCTACTAGCCGGAGCCTCGCGGGTGTTGCGGCCGAGTGGGCTGCTGCTGCTCTACGGCCCCTTCCACGACGGCGGCGTACACACTGCCGCCAGCAACGCCGCCTTCGACCAGCACATGCGCAGCATCGATCCAACCATGGGGGTGCGTGATGCCAGTGAGCTGGTGCAGCAAGCCCAAAACCTCGGCCTCGAGCGCATAGCCGATCTGCCCCTGCCGGCCAACAATCGAATGCTGGTGCTCGAGCGTCGATGA
- a CDS encoding GNAT family N-acetyltransferase, producing MENLRVLHPVDLDQVAAVYHDAVISQAKGLYSQAQIAAWANHAQSSNAVREALHRGYGLASCAANNQNIIEAFGVLDPPQRLSLLYCRGRASRQGRGRLILQALESHAWQQGCRQLHTEASQLSKPLLLHLGWQIDAEEQVIFAGESFQRWRMIKDLSEQNEMGRDG from the coding sequence ATGGAAAACCTGCGGGTGCTGCATCCAGTCGATCTCGATCAAGTAGCAGCGGTGTATCACGACGCCGTGATCAGCCAGGCCAAAGGCCTCTATAGCCAAGCTCAAATTGCGGCCTGGGCCAACCATGCCCAGAGCAGCAATGCTGTTCGCGAAGCCCTGCATAGGGGCTATGGCCTGGCCAGCTGCGCAGCCAACAACCAAAACATTATTGAAGCTTTTGGGGTGCTGGATCCGCCGCAACGGCTATCGCTTCTCTATTGCCGCGGCAGGGCCTCCCGGCAGGGAAGGGGTCGCCTAATCCTCCAGGCCCTTGAAAGCCATGCCTGGCAACAGGGTTGCCGCCAGTTGCACACCGAGGCGAGCCAGCTTTCCAAGCCGCTTTTGCTCCATCTCGGCTGGCAGATCGATGCCGAGGAGCAGGTGATATTTGCTGGGGAATCCTTCCAGCGCTGGCGGATGATCAAAGATCTGAGCGAGCAAAACGAAATGGGGCGTGATGGCTGA
- a CDS encoding Nif11 domain/cupin domain-containing protein: MAEAQLQQFLEKVRQLNAFVALSEAEPALLQALRDCSNHHAVVELARSRGFEIGRRWGETDPPRQAEANLLAPPCPATGQETSVVLVEQKNWRLERIHSCLATSPEGFWYDQEEHEWLTLLQGSALLELDGEEVPLELCRGDSLLLPAHRRHRLLATDPAPGTVWLALFWREAGEC, translated from the coding sequence ATGGCTGAAGCCCAATTGCAGCAATTTCTCGAGAAGGTACGCCAGCTAAATGCCTTCGTGGCGCTAAGCGAGGCCGAACCTGCCTTACTTCAGGCCCTGCGGGACTGCAGTAATCACCACGCGGTGGTGGAACTAGCCCGCAGCCGGGGCTTCGAGATCGGCCGGCGTTGGGGTGAAACCGATCCCCCCCGCCAAGCTGAAGCCAATCTCTTAGCTCCGCCTTGCCCGGCTACGGGGCAGGAGACCAGCGTCGTATTAGTGGAACAAAAAAACTGGCGACTTGAGCGGATCCACTCCTGCCTTGCAACCAGTCCTGAGGGTTTTTGGTACGACCAAGAGGAGCACGAGTGGCTAACCCTGCTCCAAGGAAGCGCCCTGCTTGAGCTAGACGGTGAGGAGGTGCCTTTAGAGCTCTGCCGAGGTGACAGCCTGCTGCTTCCAGCCCACCGGCGGCACCGGCTCCTCGCTACGGATCCTGCTCCGGGGACCGTATGGCTGGCCCTGTTCTGGCGGGAGGCTGGCGAATGTTGA
- a CDS encoding YciI family protein has product MRFVLWGTYCDNALEKRSPYREEHLAGLQGLKDAGTLITLGPTEGSTHVFGIYEAGSKEQVEALVKADVYWRNGIWTEVQVYPWIQAF; this is encoded by the coding sequence ATGCGCTTTGTGCTCTGGGGCACCTACTGCGATAACGCCCTCGAAAAGCGCAGCCCCTATCGGGAGGAGCACCTGGCCGGACTGCAGGGCCTTAAGGACGCCGGCACCCTGATCACCCTGGGCCCCACCGAAGGCAGCACCCACGTGTTCGGTATCTACGAGGCGGGCAGCAAGGAGCAGGTTGAAGCCCTTGTCAAGGCAGATGTCTACTGGCGCAATGGCATCTGGACTGAGGTGCAGGTGTATCCCTGGATCCAGGCCTTCTGA
- a CDS encoding class I SAM-dependent methyltransferase produces the protein MNEASNEATKLFSAVAAAYARHRITYPAAFFDLFLGRLISNPLVWDCGCGSGQAAIDLATAGARVIATDASAAQLAAARPHPQISYQLADACSSGLDSASVDGVLVAAAVHWFAGDAFNTEVRRVCKSGAVVAWIGYLPLRLADQRLQSSLDAFHSVTLAPWWPAERRWVEQSFAGLAFPAEEWQFPAGLWIERHWTLDELIAHIGTWSAVQRSREAGSDPLPNLQAELESLWPEMGQAALLVRWPFMGRWGQL, from the coding sequence ATGAACGAGGCAAGCAACGAGGCGACCAAGCTATTCAGCGCGGTGGCCGCGGCCTACGCCCGCCACCGAATCACCTACCCCGCTGCCTTCTTCGATCTCTTCCTGGGCCGCCTGATCAGCAACCCCCTGGTGTGGGACTGCGGCTGTGGCAGCGGCCAGGCCGCAATCGACCTAGCCACCGCCGGTGCCCGGGTGATTGCCACAGACGCCAGTGCGGCCCAGCTCGCAGCCGCCCGGCCCCACCCCCAGATCAGCTATCAGCTAGCTGATGCATGCAGCAGTGGCCTGGACAGCGCCAGCGTCGACGGGGTGCTGGTGGCAGCCGCAGTGCACTGGTTTGCCGGCGATGCTTTCAACACCGAAGTGCGGCGAGTGTGCAAATCGGGGGCTGTGGTGGCATGGATTGGCTACCTGCCGTTGCGCTTGGCGGATCAACGGCTCCAGTCATCACTAGATGCGTTCCACAGCGTCACCCTGGCCCCCTGGTGGCCCGCCGAGCGCCGCTGGGTGGAGCAGAGCTTCGCCGGTTTGGCCTTCCCAGCTGAGGAGTGGCAGTTTCCGGCGGGGCTATGGATCGAACGCCACTGGACCCTGGACGAACTGATCGCCCATATCGGCACCTGGTCAGCGGTGCAGCGCAGCCGCGAGGCCGGCAGTGATCCGCTCCCCAACCTTCAGGCTGAGCTGGAGTCCCTATGGCCCGAGATGGGGCAAGCCGCGCTGCTGGTGCGCTGGCCCTTCATGGGTCGCTGGGGCCAGCTGTAG
- a CDS encoding DUF3007 family protein: MTNGRALLLALGVFGLGGGGYWLFQAGGFEGFSAGIAASALLMVLVLAWTGSYLFRVVTGKMTFIQQRRQYREAYDAFTTETLQRKFDALSPEEQERLLRETGQLPEAPQGEA, encoded by the coding sequence ATGACCAACGGACGGGCCCTGCTGCTGGCCCTAGGGGTATTTGGCTTGGGCGGCGGCGGTTATTGGCTTTTTCAGGCCGGGGGCTTTGAGGGCTTTTCTGCTGGTATCGCCGCCTCTGCCCTGCTGATGGTGCTGGTACTTGCCTGGACGGGCAGCTACCTATTTCGGGTGGTCACAGGCAAAATGACCTTTATCCAGCAGCGGCGCCAATACCGCGAGGCCTACGACGCTTTCACCACGGAAACCCTGCAGCGCAAGTTTGACGCCCTCAGCCCTGAAGAGCAGGAGCGCCTGCTGCGCGAAACGGGCCAGCTGCCGGAAGCTCCCCAGGGCGAGGCATAG
- a CDS encoding AAA family ATPase — protein MRLLHATLRQVRLHQQLELQFDPRFTLLGGPNEAGKSTVVEALHKVLFLKASATGRAVDEMRSRLHSGLPEVELGFEAAGARWELRKRFSGASGTCQLSSDAGLALRGAAAEEQLARLLGVDGPIEGRRHSQLPLRWAHLWVRQGEAGTNLLASPSEAYDVEQLVQQLQQRGAAAAALESPLDRLVSEQLQIRLDQQFTATGKLKAGSPLAAARQRCSSALLNLEQAQALQAELEAAMEQLRQIGERLQLIEAQERPQLQRALQLEAQLRLRRAQIEPLRQELSNLEQAQAQLQAVQRQLGELGAQQQDWQLQRSSRQQQFRSLEANCQSSDQACQELKNQQQQQVERLELAQQLLDLANLEREAQQLLEHQQQFQRLQLQAEQCKKSLAQLAPIDAAAVKALRQAEQQWAQAEARSQAMATAISLIESDQPVSLAGQPLSPGETVQLNGSAELAVGCGVRLRISPGGGEATAQAAADLQHSGAALRELQISIGVANSEAAEVIAQQRQVLELELANLRQAASAIPWSRLEEQIAALEPRRQRLLSRLAQHQLQRQSLAERGELPQGRAELEAWIEELRRQANELSQRQQQAEAERTSWRQQLEQQHRSSQELERNLEQLTGSLSTLAERQLALKASHGDGQQLTDAVNSSRQALLIQEAELTALDKEILDKLPAGGAIEQHLRLLDGEKDALLTSRGQNEQRCLTLSSDDPTALVQHRQAAWESAQADLEALELQTQALQMLQNLFHQSRQDFSQRYSEPLEQAIGPYLHYLQNGRHQASLDFDPKSGFGNFELQQGPHRFGFEQLSGGMREQLAAALRLAIAEVLQPAYDDCLPLIFDDAFTNSDQQRLQALQQMLRRGANHGMQLILLSCNPNDYRSLAAELGSEIALAA, from the coding sequence GTGCGCCTGCTCCACGCCACCCTGCGCCAGGTGCGCTTGCACCAGCAGCTCGAGCTTCAGTTTGATCCTCGCTTCACCCTGCTAGGCGGCCCCAACGAGGCGGGCAAAAGCACGGTGGTGGAGGCCCTGCACAAGGTGCTGTTCCTGAAGGCCAGTGCCACGGGCCGGGCGGTAGACGAAATGCGCTCCCGCCTGCACAGCGGCCTGCCCGAGGTGGAGCTGGGCTTTGAGGCGGCCGGCGCCCGTTGGGAGCTACGCAAGCGCTTTTCCGGGGCAAGTGGCACCTGCCAGCTCAGCAGCGATGCTGGCCTGGCCCTGCGGGGGGCGGCGGCGGAGGAGCAGCTGGCCCGTCTACTGGGGGTGGATGGACCGATCGAGGGCAGGCGCCACAGTCAGTTGCCGCTGCGCTGGGCCCACCTCTGGGTGCGCCAGGGGGAGGCGGGCACCAACCTGCTGGCCAGCCCCAGCGAGGCCTACGACGTTGAACAGCTCGTACAGCAACTGCAGCAGCGGGGCGCGGCGGCCGCAGCCCTGGAATCTCCCCTCGATCGCCTGGTCAGCGAGCAGCTGCAGATCCGGCTCGACCAGCAGTTCACGGCCACAGGCAAGCTCAAAGCCGGCTCCCCCCTGGCCGCGGCCCGCCAGCGCTGCTCAAGCGCCCTACTGAACCTGGAGCAGGCCCAAGCCCTCCAAGCTGAGCTGGAAGCGGCCATGGAGCAGCTGCGCCAAATAGGTGAACGGTTGCAATTGATCGAAGCCCAGGAGCGGCCGCAGCTGCAGCGGGCTCTCCAGCTGGAGGCCCAATTGCGGCTGCGGCGAGCCCAGATCGAACCCCTGCGCCAGGAACTGAGCAATCTTGAGCAGGCCCAGGCGCAGCTGCAAGCGGTGCAGCGGCAGCTGGGCGAACTAGGGGCGCAGCAGCAGGACTGGCAGCTGCAACGCAGCAGCCGGCAACAGCAATTCCGCAGCTTGGAAGCCAATTGCCAAAGCTCAGACCAGGCCTGTCAGGAGCTGAAAAACCAGCAGCAGCAACAGGTCGAGCGTCTCGAGCTAGCCCAGCAACTGCTCGATCTAGCCAACCTCGAGCGGGAGGCTCAGCAGCTCCTAGAGCATCAACAACAATTCCAGCGGCTCCAGCTCCAGGCGGAACAGTGCAAGAAGAGCCTTGCCCAGCTGGCCCCGATCGATGCCGCCGCCGTGAAGGCCCTGCGACAGGCCGAACAGCAATGGGCCCAGGCCGAAGCCCGTAGCCAGGCCATGGCAACAGCAATCAGCTTGATTGAGTCAGATCAGCCCGTGAGCCTCGCCGGCCAGCCCCTATCCCCTGGGGAAACGGTTCAGCTCAATGGCAGCGCCGAGCTGGCGGTGGGCTGCGGGGTTCGGCTGCGCATCAGCCCTGGAGGAGGGGAGGCGACCGCCCAAGCTGCAGCGGACCTGCAGCACAGCGGCGCGGCCCTGCGCGAGCTGCAAATCTCCATTGGCGTGGCCAATAGCGAAGCGGCAGAAGTGATTGCCCAGCAGCGCCAGGTCCTGGAGCTCGAGCTGGCCAACCTGCGCCAAGCGGCCAGCGCCATCCCCTGGAGTCGCCTGGAAGAGCAGATCGCCGCCCTCGAGCCCAGGCGTCAGCGCCTGCTCAGCCGGCTGGCACAGCATCAACTGCAGCGCCAGAGCCTGGCCGAACGCGGCGAGCTGCCCCAGGGGCGCGCGGAGCTCGAGGCCTGGATCGAGGAGCTGCGGCGGCAAGCCAATGAGCTCAGTCAAAGGCAGCAGCAGGCCGAGGCCGAGCGCACAAGCTGGCGCCAGCAGCTGGAGCAGCAGCACCGATCCAGCCAGGAGCTGGAGCGAAACCTCGAGCAACTCACGGGCTCCCTGAGCACCTTGGCGGAACGCCAACTAGCCCTAAAAGCCAGTCACGGTGATGGGCAGCAACTAACAGATGCGGTGAACAGCAGCCGCCAGGCCCTGCTCATCCAGGAGGCGGAGTTGACCGCCCTGGATAAGGAAATACTCGACAAGCTGCCAGCTGGCGGCGCCATCGAGCAGCATCTACGCCTGCTCGATGGCGAGAAAGACGCCCTGCTCACCAGCCGCGGCCAAAACGAGCAGCGCTGCCTCACTCTTAGCTCGGATGATCCAACGGCATTGGTGCAACATCGCCAGGCCGCCTGGGAGTCGGCCCAGGCAGATCTGGAGGCGCTGGAGCTCCAAACCCAGGCATTGCAAATGTTGCAGAACCTGTTTCACCAGAGCCGCCAGGATTTCTCCCAGCGCTACAGCGAACCGCTGGAGCAGGCCATTGGGCCCTACCTCCACTACCTGCAAAACGGCAGGCACCAGGCAAGCCTGGACTTTGACCCCAAAAGTGGGTTTGGCAATTTCGAACTTCAGCAGGGCCCACACCGTTTTGGCTTCGAGCAGCTAAGTGGAGGCATGCGCGAACAATTAGCCGCCGCCCTGCGCTTGGCCATAGCGGAGGTACTCCAACCCGCTTACGACGATTGCCTGCCGTTGATATTCGACGACGCCTTTACCAACAGCGATCAACAGCGCCTGCAAGCGCTGCAGCAGATGCTGCGCCGAGGGGCCAACCACGGCATGCAACTGATCCTGCTGTCCTGCAACCCGAATGACTATCGGTCGCTGGCTGCCGAGCTTGGCAGTGAAATCGCTTTAGCCGCCTAA
- a CDS encoding NAD(P)H-quinone oxidoreductase subunit L, producing the protein MQLPGFLQSVSPDLLLVLVAYALIAGAYLVAVPLLLYAWMIKRWTVMGKLERLGVYGLVFLFFPGLILFAPFINLRMAGQGNVLS; encoded by the coding sequence GTGCAGCTGCCCGGGTTTCTTCAATCCGTTTCGCCTGATCTGCTGCTGGTTCTGGTGGCTTACGCCCTGATCGCAGGCGCCTATCTAGTAGCTGTGCCCCTGCTGCTCTACGCCTGGATGATCAAGCGTTGGACGGTGATGGGCAAGCTCGAGCGCTTAGGGGTCTACGGACTGGTGTTTCTGTTTTTCCCTGGTCTGATTTTGTTTGCTCCCTTCATCAACCTGCGCATGGCAGGCCAGGGCAACGTGCTCTCATGA
- a CDS encoding metallophosphoesterase yields MPPVTLLHSADWQIGKPYARVSDPDKRALLRQVRLQAIGRIATHAAATAAELVVVAGDLFDSPTPGAADVSAVCAAIGAIPCAVLVIPGNHDHGAPGSVWHTPYFQAEQGRRAANLQVLLQATPIELKSVVVLPCPLLRRTDASDPCGWLNGLNWSELPNNKPRLVLAHGSVHGFSATDLDAAGETDDDNPGDASNRLRLEGAWLEHVDYVALGDWHGLKRVSEKVWYSGTPEADRFPRSADYRCGQVLQVQIGRGVLPKVSPLATGALSWHPMRIQLQQDSDLERLEAQLESLLGGRIGSDLLLLEVGGSLSLAGHRRYAELLERLDAQLLRLKLRGRCEAAPGDAELAELTQRPGDPLVARVAQELHRCLKTPGDADPTVVRLALSELHQTVAQLQG; encoded by the coding sequence TTGCCACCCGTCACCCTGCTGCACAGCGCCGACTGGCAGATCGGCAAGCCCTACGCCCGGGTCAGCGATCCAGACAAACGCGCCCTGCTGCGCCAGGTGCGGCTCCAGGCAATCGGCCGGATCGCAACCCACGCCGCCGCCACAGCAGCCGAGTTGGTCGTGGTGGCTGGGGATCTGTTCGACTCACCCACGCCTGGGGCAGCGGATGTGAGTGCCGTGTGTGCCGCCATCGGCGCGATCCCTTGTGCCGTGCTGGTGATCCCCGGCAACCACGACCACGGTGCCCCAGGCAGTGTGTGGCATACGCCCTATTTCCAGGCGGAGCAGGGGCGCCGCGCCGCCAACCTGCAGGTGCTGCTGCAGGCCACACCCATCGAACTGAAGAGCGTGGTGGTGCTGCCCTGCCCGCTTCTGCGTCGCACTGATGCAAGCGATCCCTGCGGCTGGCTCAACGGCCTCAACTGGTCTGAGCTGCCTAATAACAAGCCCCGGTTGGTGCTCGCCCATGGCTCTGTTCACGGTTTTAGTGCCACCGACCTTGATGCCGCTGGCGAGACAGACGACGACAACCCCGGCGATGCCAGTAATCGTCTGCGGCTGGAGGGGGCCTGGTTGGAGCATGTTGACTATGTGGCCTTAGGCGACTGGCACGGCCTCAAACGGGTATCGGAGAAGGTTTGGTACAGCGGCACCCCCGAAGCAGATCGCTTTCCCCGCAGCGCCGACTACCGCTGCGGCCAGGTGTTGCAGGTGCAGATTGGGCGGGGCGTGCTGCCCAAGGTGAGCCCCTTGGCCACCGGAGCGCTGAGCTGGCATCCGATGCGCATCCAACTGCAGCAAGACAGCGATCTTGAGCGACTCGAAGCTCAGCTGGAAAGCCTGCTTGGCGGGCGCATCGGCAGCGACCTGCTGCTGCTGGAGGTGGGCGGCAGCCTCAGCCTGGCTGGCCATCGCCGCTACGCGGAGCTGCTGGAGCGCCTGGATGCCCAGCTGTTGCGCCTGAAGCTGCGGGGTCGCTGTGAAGCGGCGCCCGGAGATGCCGAACTAGCCGAGCTCACCCAGCGCCCCGGCGATCCCCTGGTTGCCCGGGTTGCTCAAGAGCTGCATCGCTGCCTGAAGACCCCTGGTGACGCCGACCCCACGGTGGTGCGTCTAGCCCTCAGCGAGCTGCACCAGACCGTGGCCCAGTTGCAGGGCTAG
- the trpA gene encoding tryptophan synthase subunit alpha translates to MSAAPTQIQQRFSSLRQRGRCALMPFLMAGDPDLAHTRASLLALQANGADLVELGIPYSDPLADGPVIQAAASRALKARTTPAGVLEMLSSLKGELTMPVVLFTYSNPLLNRGMEAFCAAAATAGAAGLVVPDLPLEEAEKLSAIAAAAGLDLVLLVAPTTPAERMGRIHQASRGFTYLVSVTGVTGVRTNLESRVGDLVGQLKTLGDTPIAVGFGISDPEQARQVRDWGADGAIVGSALVKVMAAAHGQQGDVAAAAGRFCAELRAGLDA, encoded by the coding sequence GTGTCTGCCGCCCCTACCCAAATCCAGCAGCGTTTCAGCTCCCTTCGCCAAAGGGGACGCTGCGCCCTGATGCCGTTTTTGATGGCGGGCGATCCGGATCTGGCCCACACCCGGGCCAGCCTGCTGGCCCTGCAGGCCAATGGCGCCGACCTGGTGGAGCTAGGCATCCCCTACAGCGATCCCTTGGCCGATGGACCGGTGATCCAGGCCGCTGCCAGCCGAGCACTGAAGGCTCGCACCACTCCAGCCGGGGTGCTGGAGATGCTCAGCTCCCTCAAGGGTGAACTGACCATGCCGGTGGTGCTGTTCACCTACAGCAACCCCTTGCTCAACCGCGGCATGGAGGCCTTCTGTGCCGCCGCCGCCACCGCCGGAGCCGCCGGCTTGGTGGTGCCCGACCTACCCCTTGAAGAGGCCGAGAAACTCTCAGCAATCGCAGCAGCTGCCGGCCTCGATCTGGTGCTGCTAGTGGCGCCCACCACGCCAGCCGAGCGCATGGGAAGAATCCATCAGGCAAGCCGCGGCTTCACCTACCTGGTGAGCGTCACCGGCGTGACCGGGGTGCGCACAAACCTTGAATCCCGGGTGGGCGATCTGGTGGGCCAGCTCAAGACCCTGGGAGATACGCCAATCGCCGTGGGCTTTGGCATTTCCGACCCCGAGCAAGCCCGCCAGGTGCGCGACTGGGGCGCCGATGGGGCAATTGTGGGCAGTGCCCTAGTGAAAGTGATGGCGGCCGCCCATGGCCAGCAGGGCGACGTTGCCGCCGCGGCCGGGCGCTTCTGCGCCGAGCTGCGGGCCGGGCTCGACGCTTAA